The following proteins come from a genomic window of Microtus ochrogaster isolate Prairie Vole_2 chromosome 7, MicOch1.0, whole genome shotgun sequence:
- the Kif19 gene encoding kinesin-like protein KIF19 has protein sequence MKDSGDSKDQQLMVALRVRPISVAELEEGATLIAHKVDEQMVVLMDPMEDPDDILRAHRSREKSYLFDVAFDFTATQEMVYQATTKSLIEGVISGYNATVFAYGPTGCGKTYTMLGTDHEPGIYVRTLNDLFRAIEETSNDMEYEVSMSYLEIYNEMIRDLLNPALGYLELREDSKGVIQVAGITEVSTINAKEIMQLLMKGNRQRTQEPTAANQTSSRSHAVLQVAVRQRSRVKNILQEVRQGRLFMIDLAGSERASQTQNRGQRMKEGAHINRSLLALGNCINALSDKGGNKYINYRDSKLTRLLKDSLGGNSRTVMIAHISPASTAFEESRNTLTYAGRAKNIRTRVKQNLLNVSYHIAQYTSIIADLRGEIQRLKCKIDQQAGRGQARGRLDRGDIRHIQAEVQLHSGQEGQAEMGQLREQLIGAFHEQMDVRRRLLELENQAMEVQIDTSRHLLTIAGWEHEKSRRALKWREERRKESYTKDDSEKDSDTGDEPDNLEPPEVASARENIAALVGEQKKLRKQKLALEQRCRELRARGRRLEETLPRRIGSEEQREVLSLLCRVHELEVENTEMQSHALLRDSALRHRREAVRRLEQHRSLCEEIIQGQRQIIDDFNLEIPRHLEELYEVYLRELEEGSLERATIMDRVASRALQDSSLPRITRPGTTLTPDSDLESVKTLSSETQRPQNNTLPPLITDSESYHVFKASPGAWQAKNSSVPTPPPIQVGTLVTQQALPQDSLGSQINSSPDSSENLSEIPLSHKEKKEILTRTKCISVKAAQRRSRALGSEGRHLLAPATERSSQSLNSLSEADDVHPSGPLACKRPPSPTLQHAISEDNLSSSTGEGPSGAVGPRGDGTGPWVRGQKKSLNKKREESLEAKKRKRRSRSFEVTGQGLSRPKTHLLGPHPSEGISDRRMPACGRPSPGVRNLGKVTLPLAKVRFPPSQNTGSGNPSPLPVPPNPAAVSRRATRGPSLPHGSSTLGKDGRLRHN, from the exons ATGGTGGTTCTCATGGACCCAATGGAGGACCCTGACGACATCCTGCGGGCACACCGGTCCCGGGAGAAGTCGTACCTATTCGACGTGGCCTTTGACTTCACTGCCACCCAG GAGATGGTGTATCAGGCCACCACCAAGAGCCTCATTGAGGGTGTCATCTCTGGGTACAATGCCACTGTGTTTGCCTATGGCCCTACAG GCTGTGGGAAGACCTACACCATGCTGGGCACTGACCATGAGCCAGGCATCTATGTTCGGACCCTGAATGACCTGTTCCGAGCCATTGAGGAGACCAGCAATGACATGGAATATGAGGTGTCCATGTCCTACCTGGAG ATCTACAATGAGATGATCCGGGACCTGCTGAACCCCGCCCTGGGGTACCTGGAGCTGCGGGAGGACTCCAAAGGAGTGATCCAGGTGGCCGGAATCACTGAAGTGTCCACCATCAATGCCAAAGAG ATTATGCAGCTGCTGATGAAGGGGAACCGGCAGAGGACCCAGGAGCCCACAGCTGCCAATCAGACGTCCTCCCGCTCGCACGCAGTGCTGCAGGTGGCAGTGCGCCAGCGCAGCCGGGTCAAGAACATCCTGCAGGAGGTGCGGCAAGGCCGCCTGTTCATGATTGACCTGGCCGGCTCCGAGCGTGCCTCCCAG ACACAGAACCGGGGACAGCGCATGAAGGAGGGAGCCCACATCAACCGCTCTCTGCTGGCCCTGGGCAACTGCATCAACGCGCTGAGCGATAAGGGtggcaataagtacatcaactATCGGGACAGTAAGCTCACCCGGCTCCTGAAG GACTCACTAGGGGGGAACAGCCGCACAGTGATGATCGCCCACATCAGTCCAGCGAGCACTGCCTTTGAGGAGTCCCGGAATACCCTGACCTACGCTGGCCGAGCCAAGAATATTAGGACTCGG GTGAAGCAGAACCTGCTCAACGTCTCCTACCACATCGCTCAGTACACCAGCATCATCGCGGACCTGCGAGGCGAGATCCAGAGACTCAAGTGCAAGATCGACCAGCAGGCGGGGCGGGGCCAGGCCCGGGGCCGCCTGGACCGGGGTGACATTCGCCATATCCAAG CTGAGGTACAGCTACACAGCGGGCAGGAAGGGCAGGCGGAGATGGGACAGCTTCGGGAGCAGCTCATCGGCGCCTTCCACGAGCAGATGGATGTACGGCGGcgcctgctggagctggagaacCAGGCCATGGAAGTCCAGATTGACACCTCCCGGCACCTACTCACCATCGCGGG CTGGGAGCATGAGAAGTCACGTCGGGCTCTCAAGTGGCGGGAGGAGCGAAGGAAGGAATCCTACACCAAAGACGACAGCGAGAAGGACTCAGACACAGGAGATGAGCCGGATAACCTGGAGCCACCAGAGGTGGCGTCAGCTCGGGAAAACATCGCCGCCCTGGTGGGCGAACAGAAGAAGCTGCGCAAGCAGAAG CTAGCGCTGGAGCAGCGCTGCCGGGAGCTGCGAGCGCGGGGCCGGCGCCTGGAAGAGACGCTGCCTCGGCGCATAGGCTCCGAGGAGCAACGCGAAGTGCTCAGCCTGCTGTGCCGCGTGCACGAGCTGGAGGTGGAAAACACCGAGATGCAGTCGCACGCTCTGCTCCGTGACAGTGCTCTGCGCCACCGCCGCGAGGCCGTGCGCCGCCTGGAGCAGCACCGCAGCCTCTGCGAGGAGATTATTCAGGGACAGCGGCAGATCATCGACG ACTTCAATCTGGAGATTCCCCGGCACCTGGAGGAACTCTATGAAGTCTACCTTCGGGAACTGGAGGAGGGCAGCCTGGAGCGGGCCACCATCATGGACCGCGTGGCCTCCAGGGCTCTACAG GACAGCTCCTTGCCCAGAATCACTCGGCCTGGGACCACACTAACCCCGGACTCTGACCTGGAGAGTGTGAAGACACTGAGCTCTGAGACCCAGCGCCCCCAAAACAACACCCTACCCCCGCTCATCACAGACAG TGAGTCCTaccatgtgttcaaggccagtcccgGGGCCTGGCAGGCAAAGAATTCCTCTGTGCCCACTCCACCTCCCATCCAGGTGGGCACCCTGGTGACCCAGCAG GCCCTACCACAGGACAGCCTGGGCAGCCAGATCAACTCTTCCCCGGACAGCAGTGAGAATCtgtcagagatccccctgtcccATAAAG AGAAAAAAGAGATCCTGACCCGGACTAAGTGTATCTCGGTGAAGGCCGCCCAGCGGCGCTCCCGGGCGCTGGGATCGGAGGGGCGCCACCTGCTGGCACCTGCCACAGAGCGCAGCAGCCAGTCGCTGAACTCGTTGAGCGAGGCTGACGATGTTCACCCCTCGGGTCCGCTGGCCTGCAAGCGGCCGCCCAGCCCCACACTGCAGCATGCTATCAGCGAGGACAATCTATCCAGCAGCACCGGCGAGGGCCCCTCTGGGGCAGTAGGACCTCGAGGTGATGGCACTGGACCCTGGGTGCGTGGTCAGAAGAAAAGCCTCAACAAAAAAAGGGAGGAGTCACTGGAGGCGAAGAAGAGGAAGCGGAGGTCTCGGTCCTTCGAGGTCACAGGACAAGGG CTGTCTCGTCCCAAGACACACCTGCTGGGGCCTCATCCCTCAGAAGGTATTTCAGACCGGAGGATGCCAGCGTGTGGGCGGCCATCCCCTGGTGTCAGAAATCTGGGAAAGGTCACACTTCCTCTGGCCAAGGTCAGATTTCCTCCAAGCCAGAACACAG GCTCTGGAAACCCCTCACCCCTTCCTGTTCCCCCCAACCCAGCTGCTGTTTCCCGCAGAGCCACACGTGGGCCCAGCTTGCCCCACGGTTCAAGCACCCTTGGCAAAGATGGCCGCCTCCGCCATAATTGA
- the Btbd17 gene encoding BTB/POZ domain-containing protein 17 gives MLRKGHCKPGSWGSFWATLALVGLATRAAQRADVSGEAAGTSINHSQMLLQRLQDLLKQGNASDVVLRVQAVGTDEVRAFHTHRLLLGMHSELFRELLSNQSEVLLQEPRDCAAVFDKFIRYLYCGELTILLAQAIPLHRLATKYRVASLQRGVADYMRVHLAGGAGPAVGWYHYAVSTGDEALRESCLQFLAWNLSAVAGSAEWGAVSPELLAQLLQRSDLVLQDELELFHALEAWLGRARPPPTVAERALRAIRYPMIPPAQLFQLQARSAALARHGPAVADLLLQAYQFHAASPLHYAKFFHVNGSAFLPRNYLAPAWGAPWVINNPARDDRSTSFQTQLGPSGHDAGRRITWNVLFSPRWLPVSLRPVYADAAGTALPAARPEDGRPRLVVTPASSSGDAAGVSFQKTVLVGARHQGRLLVRHAYSFHQSSEEAGDFLVHADLQRRNSEYLVENALHLHLIVKPVYHTLIRTPS, from the exons ATGCTTAGGAAAGGCCACTGCAAGCCTGGGTCCTGGGGAAGCTTCTGGGCTACACTGGCCTTGGTGGGACTGGCCACTCGTGCAG CTCAGAGAGCCGATGTCAGTGGGGAGGCAGCAGGCACCTCCATCAACCACTCCCAGATGCTGCTCCAGAGACTGCAGGACCTGCTGAAGCAGGGCAACGCCAGTGACGTCGTCCTGCGAGTGCAGGCTGTGGGCACCGATGAGGTCCGAGCCTTCCACACCCACCGCTTGTTGCTGGGGATGCACAGTGAGCTTTTCCGTGAGCTGCTGAGTAACCAGAGCGAGGTGCTGCTGCAGGAACCCCGGGACTGCGCTGCTGTCTTTGACAAGTTCATCAG GTACTTGTACTGCGGTGAGCTGACCATCTTGCTGGCTCAGGCTATCCCACTGCACAGACTGGCCACCAAGTACCGTGTGGCATCCCTGCAGCGAGGTGTGGCTGACTACATGCGTGTGCATCTGGCTGGAGGCGCGGGTCCAGCTGTGGGCTGGTACCACTATGCAGTGAGCACCGGGGATGAAGCTCTGCGTGAGAGCTGCCTGCAGTTCCTGGCTTGGAACCTTTCGGCCGTGGCGGGGAGCGCCGAGTGGGGCGCCGTGAGCCCCGAGTTGCTGGCGCAGCTCCTGCAGCGCTCGGACCTGGTGCTGCAGGATGAGCTGGAGCTGTTCCACGCGTTGGAGGCGTGGCTGGGTCGCGCGCGGCCGCCCCCCACAGTGGCCGAGCGAGCGCTGCGAGCCATCCGCTACCCAATGATCCCGCCCGCACAGCTGTTCCAGCTGCAGGCGCGCTCGGCTGCGCTGGCGCGCCACGGCCCAGCAGTGGCAGACCTCCTGCTGCAAGCTTACCAATTCCACGCCGCCTCGCCGCTGCACTACGCCAAGTTCTTCCACGTGAACGGCAGCGCCTTCCTGCCGCGCAACTACCTCGCGCCTGCCTGGGGCGCCCCGTGGGTCATCAACAACCCGGCTCGCGACGATCGCAGCACCAGCTTCCAGACGCAACTAGGTCCGAGCGGCCATGACGCGGGTCGCCGGATTACCTGGAACGTGCTCTTCTCCCCGCGTTGGCTGCCCGTCAGCCTGCGGCCCGTCTACGCGGACGCAGCGGGCACTGCGTTGCCCGCTGCACGCCCCGAGGACGGAAGACCACGGCTGGTGGTCACGCCGGCCAGCAGCAGTGGAGATGCGGCAGGCGTGAGCTTCCAGAAGACCGTGCTGGTGGGTGCGCGCCATCAGGGCCGCCTCCTGGTCCGCCACGCTTACAGCTTCCATCAGAGCAGCGAGGAGGCTGGCGACTTCCTGGTCCACGCAGATCTGCAGAGGCGCAACTCGGAGTACCTGGTGGAGAATGCACTGCATCTCCATCTCATTGTCAAGCCCGTTTACCACACCCTCATCAGGACTCCCAGTTAG
- the Gpr142 gene encoding probable G-protein coupled receptor 142 encodes MMILKEPLWSRSLDLILPTTVVSTAAQPRVTLLPTVNGSDPIYDDMDGHWPEIPERSPCVAGIIPVIYYSVLLSLGLPVNLLTTVALARLAARTRKPSYHYLLALTASDIVTQVVIVFVGFLLQGAVLARQVPQAVVRTANILEFAANHASVWIAVLLTVDRYNAVCRPLRHRATASPGKTHRAIAVVLGVALLTGIPFYWWLDVWRDADPPSTMDKVLKWAHCLIVYFIPCNVFLVTNSAIILRLRKRSQRGLRPWMSKSTAILLGVTSLFALLWAPRICVMLYHLYVAPVHRDWRVHLVLDIANMVAMLNTVVNFGLYCFISKTFRATVRQVIHDAHMSCTVKSQPQGTEVELVLKSVGPEM; translated from the exons atgatgatcCTGAAGGAACCCCTCTGGAGcc GTAGCCTGGACCTCATCCTGCCCACCACTGTGGTGTCTACAG CTGCACAACCACGCGTGACCCTGCTGCCTACAGTCAATGGGAGTGACCCAATATATGATGATATGGATGGCCACTGGCCAGAGATCCCAGAGAGGTCACCATGTGTAGCTGGTATCATTCCTGTCATCTATTACAGCGTCCTACTAAGCCTGGGACTGCCTG TCAACCTCCTGACTACAGTGGCCCTGGCCCGTCTCGCCGCCAGGACCAGGAAGCCCTCCTACCACTATCTCCTGGCGCTCACAGCTTCAGATATTGTCACGCAAGTGGTCATCGTCTTCGTGGGCTTCCTTCTGCAGGGAGCTGTCCTGGCCCGCCAGGTGCCCCAGGCTGTGGTGCGCACGGCAAACATCCTGGAGTTTGCTGCCAATCACGCCTCAGTCTGGATTGCAGTCTTGCTCACAGTGGACCGTTACAATGCGGTGTGCCGCCCCCTGCGCCATCGGGCCACCGCGTCCCCAGGCAAGACCCACCGCGCCATTGCCGTCGTCCTTGGCGTTGCCCTGCTGACAGGCATCCCATTCTACTGGTGGCTGGATGTGTGGAGGGACGCAGACCCCCCCAGCACGATGGACAAAGTCCTCAAGTGGGCTCACTGTCTCATTGTCTACTTCATCCCTTGCAATGTTTTCCTGGTCACCAATTCAGCCATTATCCTCCGGCTACGGAAGAGGAGCCAGCGAGGGCTGCGGCCCTGGATGAGCAAGAGCACGGCCATCCTCCTGGGTGTCACCTCCCTCTTTGCTCTCCTTTGGGCACCACGCATCTGTGTCATGCTGTACCACCTGTATGTGGCCCCCGTTCACCGGGACTGGAGGGTCCACCTGGTCTTGGACATAGCCAACATGGTGGCCATGCTCAACACGGTTGTCAACTTTGGCCTCTATTGCTTCATCAGCAAGACTTTCAGAGCCACAGTCCGACAGGTCATCCACGATGCCCACATGTCATGCACCGTGAAGTCACAGCCACAGGGCACGGAGGTGGAACTTGTGTTGAAGTCTGTAGGGCCAGAGATGTAG